The Arabidopsis thaliana chromosome 5, partial sequence genomic interval TGATGGGAGATTTTTGTTCTCtagggttttagttttctCAGGCTCTTTCTTCGCAGGGAAAGAGAGCCATGTCAGATCATGTAAACGGAGCAGTAAGTTTCATCAAAGACACGCAAACAAGGATAAAAGATCTCTCCGCAAGAAGAGACGAGCTAAAGCGAGAGATTGGTGACCCTACTAGTCTAACTGGATCCGGATCCGGATCTGGATCAAGTAGATCGGAACCAGCTAGTGTCATGGTGCAACCGTGTGTGAGCGGCTTCGAGGTGGTTGTGAGCAGCTTAGCATCAGGTCTCGAGGCTTGGCCACTCTCAAGAGTTCTTGAAGTTCTTCACGGGCAAGGACTTGAAGTCATCAGCTCTTTAACAGCACGAGTCAACGAGAGGCTCATGTACACTATACAAGTCGAGGTACGGTTACATATTTGGAGTTATTGTAGAGTTTTTTAGTGTAAGCTTATCTATTGTGTAAATATGCTTATTCTTATGTAtccatatatatgatatatccaCAGGTAAATAGCTTTGATTGCTTCGACTTAGCTTGGTTGCAGCAGAAGCTAATTGAGCAGTTAGTACTTTCCACGACTAGGCACTGAAAAAACTAACATTTGTCATAAGAATATGTTCATTGAATGATGCTTTTGTCCCaatctctttgttttagtGTCCGTAAGGGTGTGTTCTTTTGGTCCTTCACTACTTggagtgatttttttttttttttttgtaaaaatgatCTGGTTGATTAGATTGAATTAGCAAATTCTAAACTTTCATGCATGCTTCTTTATATAGGAGAATCTTTTGATcaccaacaaaacaaaaatatagtgATGCGCCTGAtttctttatacatttttgaatatatatattcatcaaTCGATGATAAAGACTAGAGTCTCATCGGTGTCTTTTTATACTTCATATGCATGAACCATAGTTGATAGATATTTTGAACATAGCATACATACACTTCTCTGAGACTTACCAATGAAGATATTTTATGAGAGGAGCATGGTAATGCAGGTTAAATAATGGAGCAGCTGCCATTCAACATTAGTAGATATCTTGTGAGTTTTACTGACTAAATTCGTACGACATTGACCTATAGCTAGGAACAAACACTGATCAAAAGAAACTTTCATTTGATTAACCCGCATATATATTAGTAGATAATATGGCATGCACATAATTTGATTTGACTCACGGTTTTCAAGTTTTCTAATCATGCcatattttgttcataaatgAAATTACATGACATTACTGAAATATATGGAAAGGAATACTGAAAACGTTTTTTTgggttaagaagaagaagaaagtacaTTCAAATATTCATCTATATTTTATAGTGACGTATATATAACTCTAGGTTTCTTTTGCCTCTTCGGCCTCAACCAGAAGCACTGAAGCACTGAAGCACATAAACAGTATCGCATAACTTCggtcatatatattttgccgttgaataatttttcttagatttatgtaaaattatgGCTTAAATAcatcttaattatataaaaattagcGAGGATGGCAGTCGAATGTTAAAGCAATAAAGATACGATTGAGTGGTTGAGATCTCCCTAATAtacttttgatttaattattgttagtTAATGGTTAAGTACAAAGATGCTGTCCAACGAATTCATGATCTTCAAATTGGATTATGTTCTAATAAAGACAGCCTAATTAGACCAATACTTAAATCAATTGTTGGTGATGCGTGGTTAAATAATAttctgatgacaaaaaaacataattttattttttaaaagtccCTTttccagaagaaaaaaagttataagaaaaagtttagCATATCCGAATTGACTAGTTCTATCTATAATTCAAGTGGATGACCGTAAagcttaaaagaaaatgtctATGCCCGATCCCTAAATTTcgaatttatttataacaaaaaatttggtaaactatttatttattaataataaattggTCACATATATTCCGATTTTTAGTTCGAGAAGTACCCTTTTATGAATCTGAAATCCAATTATCGAGGGCACGATTTAAGACAGCTCACCTAATCATAAATAGTGGAAGAAAAAAGCTCTAATCTTACGTATGTATGAGTTTCTGGCTTTAGAAGAGTTAATTAACCTAAAGTTATCTAGTTGAGTGTTGTGTGAGTGTGAGGTTTGGCCCGTTTCTGATGCTGATTAGTTGGCATACATATCATTATCCGCATGTACTACCAAAAAATATCCGCTTGTACTATGGTCAGCTTTCGAATATTTATGGTGGTGTACGATTTTACCAAATATCCTTGAGAATAAAATCCACTTGGCGAATATTAGTCAACGATTATTTGACTTTAGAAGTAGTCAAGGTTCTACAGAATTAGCAGTAAATAACATTGTAGAAATAAGTTTCTAGCTATCCCGTGAATtttggaaggaaaaaaaacatatttttgttccTTCACTCATTTTATCATTGGTTTCTTAtagatttttcaaattctatAAACTTTTTGAATGATTTATCGAAAATTTTGGGTCTACAACAACTATGGCGAGAAATGCATAAACGATCCCATAAGTTAAGTtgttagaaatattttaacttcTAATATTCTCAAAGAGACTAGGTTCTGAACCAtctatttttagaatttttagtCAATTTTTGTGTGGCTCTTAACCATATTTATAACCAAAAGTTTAGAACCCATCAtggctttttatttttgaactAGTCCAATGGTAAAACTTCTAGTGATACGTTGTTCAAAGAAAGTGAACTGAATAGAGTTAGTAACATGTATCTCTGGCTTATCAACTCGCATAAATAGAATCAAAGTAAACACAGTCCTTATATGGACATGTTGTAAGTGATGAGAATCAACCAGCAAAGTTCAGAAGTTCATTTGGAgccaaaacagaacataatCCAGAAGATAACCAAATTGAAATCTTCTCTAAATTCTTCGTACATGTGCTGGATTGTGAGAATGAAACATGGTAGGGTAAAACCAATACAAAAATTTGCTGATGTTAGTTAACTCAATGGACATCATAAAACCTAATTTGGTCTAAAGATATAAAACTAAGCAAGTTTGCAAATGTCCTCGTACTCAATGGACTTGATGACTCTTCCATCATAGACACCTTTCTCGATCTGCACTTTAGCACAAAACTTCTCCGTATCCAAATCCAACAACCTTGTATTCGAACCACGATATGCCCCGTTCACTATCTTCACCATCCCTCCTATTTGTGGAAGCACAGTCTTTAGCTCCACCTGATCAACTCTCAACACATGCTTAGATTCAAGCATCTCGATCTCCCCAACATACTTATCAATCACTCTCTTCACAACACCCTTTCTCTGCCAAAGCCTTACTCATCACCTTCACAATGATTCCTTCAAACAACCAGTAGTCTTTCCTATTCatcctctccttcttcttctcttcctccttcatCAACTCATCCAAAGCTGATCTCTTCCTCTTATCCCCTCTCTCAACCTTGTCATTCTCTTCATCCCCAAACACAAGTTTCGAGCTTTCCCCTCTCTCTTTAACACCTAAACCAAGAGCAAACCCAACCTTCTTCAACCTAAagtcttcatctttcttcttctcatcatcatcattatcatcatcatcaaccacAACGTCTTTACCTTCACAACCAGCAGAAGCTCTCTCAATCTGTTTCTGAATCTCCCTCTCTTGCTTCTCCTCCTCAGCTAAACCACTCttaactctcttcttcaaccttaCACTTACCAGTTTTCCCTAGATACTTTATAAACTCAGTCAAAGTTGCCCACTTTGTCGAATTCATATGAACATGAAGTCTATCGTTAATATACTCATTGTAGACAACAGTGGCGGCGACACGAGAGAATCGGTGGCTCCGCCGCATCAGATCGAGAAACGTCTGCTCGAACTCTTGAGAGTAACCATTAACAACACGAGTCGGATTCTGACCCAAAACTTGCATCTGACGCTGGTGAGATTCGCTCATACAATGACACTTGAATCCATTCTCGTCTCGGCATTGTTTCTCACACATCTGAAATACCATCGAAGCTTTTGAAGTCCTTTCGCTTTTATTCGATTCGACATCGCCTTCGGGGTTAACATATCGTTCTTGCCCATCGATGATGAAGATTCCATTAGGGATTGAAGAGGAACTCATAACAAACATTGTTATGGTGAATAAGGCCCACTAATTAAAGCCCATACGGTACTGGGCCTaagatttagatatatattggGCTATATGATTATTGTTGGGCCATTCTCTAGTATTCTGCATTCGTAccataatttactttttaagttttgacttctttttattttctttgggAGCGTTTTCCTCTTTTAAATGACCGAATTTTTAGGGATCATGAAACTAGCGAGGACTATAATATTACTCTCTCatctaaactgaagcaaaggAATGACAAAATAAAGCTATCAAGCTATTGTTACCAACGCCAACATGTTGGTTCCTGAATTCTCGATATAATTTATCGAGCTTAAGGTTCAGGCTTGGTTTCTTGCACATACCCCACATTTTGATATGGAAACCGATACATCTCCGCCGATTTCATTAATGTGTTAAAGCTAGATAAGGACTCGTAAGGCATTTTCATCCATGGTAGAACTAGCATCATTAAATCTATCTCATGTCAAGACAAATGATTACGAAGGCTTTGTAGAATAACACACTAATAAAAAACAGCTTTCGGGTAAATTACGGAATCCCAAAATGCCTATATAGATAGTGAAAATTCATATGCCCATAAGCGCTAGCCAAAGCAAACTCTAGCTATTAATGTTATCACATTATAAGCATGCATATAATATACTCATGATTAAATATTCTCCATAAAGCAGCCATATAGATTTTCTCCCccactttttcttcttttttgacaCCCTTTGCTACTTTCCTAAGATACCGATTACAATATGTGTATAAGATTTAAAGCCgaaatttatcttcttcttttttttgtcaatttatctaaacccaaataaattcaaaagtaaatccaaaacaaaatattgttgaTATGATATCAACTATCGAGGTTTGAGAGGATAGAACTAAGAAAGTGATGCCTCCCTATAAATAGTTGTGGAAACAAAGACACATTATTTCTATAAATGTTAGAACAAGAAAAGCAAACTTTACCTCCATTGATGAGGCATGAGCATGTGTATGTGCCCTTTTAGGGcaacaattaattaatttcatgcatacaacaaatcaaaaatctcATGACAAGAAAGTGATGAGAGAGAGTGTTTATGTATGGTCTGTTAATTAGGTGAGCAGCAGCCGACctagagagagaaaagcaTATAtagggagaaagagagagaaactagggtttaaattttaaattaggaGAAATTGCAAAAGAGATGTGAGTTAATGGTTTGGTGATCGTGCCCATCATTTTTCACTTGTCTTTCTGTGTTTTTAACGGTTTCATGAAATTTAAGTCACCCTACTCTATTTATTATCCTCCATTACAATTTACTCAAGGCATTATTATCTGCaagttactaaattatttataagcTTACTTCCAACTTAATTGAA includes:
- a CDS encoding basic helix-loop-helix (bHLH) DNA-binding superfamily protein (basic helix-loop-helix (bHLH) DNA-binding superfamily protein; FUNCTIONS IN: DNA binding, sequence-specific DNA binding transcription factor activity; INVOLVED IN: regulation of transcription; LOCATED IN: nucleus; CONTAINS InterPro DOMAIN/s: Helix-loop-helix DNA-binding domain (InterPro:IPR001092), Helix-loop-helix DNA-binding (InterPro:IPR011598); BEST Arabidopsis thaliana protein match is: basic helix-loop-helix (bHLH) DNA-binding superfamily protein (TAIR:AT4G25410.1); Has 302 Blast hits to 302 proteins in 20 species: Archae - 0; Bacteria - 0; Metazoa - 1; Fungi - 0; Plants - 301; Viruses - 0; Other Eukaryotes - 0 (source: NCBI BLink).), which encodes MNPSNNPKKTRHQSHMPQERDETKKEKKLLHRNIERQRRQEMAILFASLRSQLPLKYIKGKRAMSDHVNGAVSFIKDTQTRIKDLSARRDELKREIGDPTSLTGSGSGSGSSRSEPASVMVQPCVSGFEVVVSSLASGLEAWPLSRVLEVLHGQGLEVISSLTARVNERLMYTIQVEVNSFDCFDLAWLQQKLIEQLVLSTTRH
- a CDS encoding DNA/RNA-binding protein Kin17, conserved region (DNA/RNA-binding protein Kin17, conserved region; CONTAINS InterPro DOMAIN/s: DNA/RNA-binding protein Kin17, conserved region (InterPro:IPR019447); BEST Arabidopsis thaliana protein match is: DNA/RNA-binding protein Kin17, conserved region (TAIR:AT1G55460.1); Has 30201 Blast hits to 17322 proteins in 780 species: Archae - 12; Bacteria - 1396; Metazoa - 17338; Fungi - 3422; Plants - 5037; Viruses - 0; Other Eukaryotes - 2996 (source: NCBI BLink).); its protein translation is MFVMSSSSIPNGIFIIDGQERYVNPEGDVESNKSERTSKASMVFQMCEKQCRDENGFKCHCMSESHQRQMQVLGQNPTRVVNGYSQEFEQTFLDLMRRSHRFSRVAATVVYNEYINDRLHVHMNSTKWATLTEFIKYLGKTAEEEKQEREIQKQIERASAGCEGKDVVVDDDDNDDDEKKKDEDFRLKKVGFALGLGVKERGESSKLVFGDEENDKVERGDKRKRSALDELMKEEEKKKERMNRKDYWLFEGIIVKGVVKRVIDKYVGEIEMLESKHVLRVDQVELKTVLPQIGGMVKIVNGAYRGSNTRLLDLDTEKFCAKVQIEKGVYDGRVIKSIEYEDICKLA
- a CDS encoding basic helix-loop-helix (bHLH) DNA-binding superfamily protein, producing the protein MKTTPLPRLHYLVSLLCFFLSSKIKEDRPNYVRAVSPINLTSSLEKTREKKKRLLLRSTISKPQPMNPSNNPKKTRHQSHMPQERDETKKEKKLLHRNIERQRRQEMAILFASLRSQLPLKYIKGKRAMSDHVNGAVSFIKDTQTRIKDLSARRDELKREIGDPTSLTGSGSGSGSSRSEPASVMVQPCVSGFEVVVSSLASGLEAWPLSRVLEVLHGQGLEVISSLTARVNERLMYTIQVEVNSFDCFDLAWLQQKLIEQLVLSTTRH
- a CDS encoding basic helix-loop-helix (bHLH) DNA-binding superfamily protein, producing the protein MKTTPLPRLHYLVSLLCFFLSSKIKEDRPNYVRAVSPINLTSSLEKTREKKKRLLLRSTISKPQPMNPSNNPKKTRHQSHMPQERDETKKEKKLLHRNIERQRRQEMAILFASLRSQLPLKYIKGKRAMSDHVNGAVSFIKDTQTRIKDLSARRDELKREIGDPTSLTGSGSGSGSSRSEPASVMVQPCVSGFEVVVSSLASGLEAWPLSRVLEVLHGQGLEVISSLTARVNERLMYTIQVEVRLHIWSYCRVF
- a CDS encoding basic helix-loop-helix (bHLH) DNA-binding superfamily protein; the protein is MNPSNNPKKTRHQSHMPQERDETKKEKKLLHRNIERQRRQEMAILFASLRSQLPLKYIKGKRAMSDHVNGAVSFIKDTQTRIKDLSARRDELKREIGDPTSLTGSGSGSGSSRSEPASVMVQPCVSGFEVVVSSLASGLEAWPLSRVLEVLHGQGLEVISSLTARVNERLMYTIQVEVRLHIWSYCRVF